One part of the Streptomyces sp. NBC_00286 genome encodes these proteins:
- a CDS encoding ABC transporter ATP-binding protein — protein sequence MMPAVSAADIAPTPYAWEIRATGLKVRAGRKRMAVDGLDLSLGTGVHGLLGPNGAGKTTLIRALATVLRPAEGNLELLGESVGGRGEHRALRRRIGYLPQEFGYYKRFTVREFVEYMAWLKQVPKADIPGAVQRAVERVGLADRADARMKTLSGGMVRRVGIAQAIVNDPSILLLDEPTVGLDPAQRLRFRELLQELGTDTCVVVSTHLVEDVAAACTDVVLFAEGRLVFQGPPDELASVGGTEHEGDSPLERGYSAMLLKPQQGRGTW from the coding sequence ATGATGCCCGCGGTAAGCGCGGCCGACATCGCGCCCACGCCCTATGCCTGGGAGATCCGGGCCACCGGTCTGAAGGTCAGGGCCGGCCGGAAACGGATGGCCGTCGACGGGCTCGACCTGTCGTTGGGCACCGGCGTCCACGGCCTCCTCGGACCCAACGGGGCGGGGAAGACCACTCTCATCCGGGCGCTGGCCACCGTACTGCGCCCCGCCGAGGGGAACTTGGAGTTGCTCGGTGAGTCCGTGGGCGGCAGGGGCGAGCACCGTGCGCTGCGCCGCCGGATCGGCTATCTGCCGCAGGAGTTCGGCTACTACAAGCGCTTCACGGTGCGCGAGTTCGTCGAGTACATGGCGTGGCTGAAGCAGGTCCCCAAGGCGGACATCCCGGGGGCGGTGCAACGCGCCGTGGAACGGGTGGGTCTGGCGGACCGCGCCGATGCGCGAATGAAGACGCTGTCGGGCGGCATGGTGCGCAGGGTCGGCATCGCCCAGGCCATCGTCAACGATCCGTCGATCCTGCTGCTGGACGAGCCCACGGTCGGCCTGGACCCGGCGCAACGGCTGCGCTTCCGCGAGCTGCTGCAGGAGCTCGGTACGGACACCTGCGTGGTCGTCTCCACCCACCTGGTGGAGGACGTCGCCGCCGCCTGCACCGACGTGGTGCTCTTCGCCGAGGGCCGGCTGGTCTTCCAGGGCCCTCCGGACGAGCTGGCCTCGGTGGGCGGCACGGAGCACGAGGGCGACAGCCCGCTGGAGCGCGGCTATTCGGCCATGCTGCTCAAGCCCCAGCAGGGAAGGGGCACTTGGTGA
- a CDS encoding zf-HC2 domain-containing protein encodes MSVEHASMRIIDGYARGGTDLATDELWALEAHLEACGVCRDRLSAAVTAEAPAVAALVDTVWSGLEPHLAATATMPRTRRCSARLSTWLTPAMVPWLAMVGSMTLLALLLDLVSPGFGEVSLVLLFAPVLPVLGVAASWSRGLDPAYELTASVPMAGFYLVLRRTTSVLAVVVPALLMAGWVTGVTAAQWLLPCLAFTSTTLALGGVIGVTRAAVALTAVWAAVIVAPTLATSRTAFALQSGGLPVWGLILALGIGVVIARRGAYSALGAHR; translated from the coding sequence ATGAGCGTGGAGCACGCGTCGATGCGGATCATCGACGGTTACGCCCGCGGCGGCACGGATCTCGCCACCGACGAGTTGTGGGCCCTGGAGGCCCATCTGGAGGCGTGCGGAGTGTGCCGCGACCGGCTGTCGGCCGCCGTCACAGCCGAGGCGCCCGCCGTGGCGGCGCTGGTCGACACCGTGTGGTCCGGCCTCGAACCCCACCTGGCCGCCACCGCCACGATGCCGCGCACGCGGCGCTGCTCGGCGCGGCTTTCGACGTGGCTGACGCCCGCGATGGTGCCGTGGCTGGCCATGGTCGGGAGCATGACACTGCTCGCGCTGCTGCTCGACCTGGTCAGCCCCGGCTTCGGCGAGGTGTCGCTGGTGCTGCTGTTCGCCCCGGTCCTGCCCGTACTCGGCGTCGCGGCGTCCTGGTCCCGCGGCCTGGATCCGGCGTACGAACTGACGGCCTCGGTGCCCATGGCCGGGTTCTATCTGGTGCTGCGCCGCACCACGTCCGTGCTCGCCGTGGTCGTCCCCGCGCTGCTGATGGCCGGATGGGTTACGGGGGTGACGGCCGCCCAGTGGCTGCTGCCCTGTCTGGCCTTCACCTCTACGACCCTGGCGCTCGGCGGTGTCATCGGAGTGACCCGTGCCGCCGTCGCGCTGACGGCCGTATGGGCCGCCGTCATCGTGGCGCCGACGCTCGCCACGAGCCGTACGGCCTTCGCTCTGCAGTCGGGCGGTCTGCCCGTGTGGGGGCTGATCCTCGCGCTCGGCATCGGTGTCGTGATCGCCCGCAGGGGCGCGTACTCCGCGCTGGGAGCCCATCGATGA
- a CDS encoding RNA polymerase sigma factor, translated as MRSVRKAPGELDEERLVRLVARGDRAAFEELYRRTSPWLAVRLRRRCADEQIVAEVMQETYLAVWRAAGAFAGAAVGGTAVGWLWTIAARRLVDAFRRRAHHAEPPPAAALLPPAPAAEDEVLAATVGGDVGDALRRLAPELRQVLQAMVLDGLSVRETAVLLGLPEGTVKTRARRARIAMRKALA; from the coding sequence GTGAGATCAGTCAGGAAGGCACCGGGCGAGCTGGACGAGGAGCGTCTCGTCCGGCTGGTGGCCAGGGGCGACCGTGCCGCGTTCGAGGAGCTGTACCGGCGTACGTCGCCGTGGCTGGCGGTGCGGTTGCGCCGTCGCTGCGCGGACGAGCAGATCGTCGCCGAGGTCATGCAGGAGACGTATCTGGCGGTGTGGCGCGCGGCGGGCGCGTTCGCCGGGGCCGCCGTCGGAGGGACGGCCGTCGGCTGGCTGTGGACGATCGCGGCGCGCCGCCTCGTCGACGCCTTCCGGCGCAGGGCCCACCACGCGGAGCCGCCGCCCGCGGCCGCCTTGCTGCCCCCGGCGCCCGCCGCCGAGGACGAGGTACTCGCGGCCACCGTCGGCGGTGACGTCGGGGACGCGCTGCGCCGCCTCGCGCCGGAACTCAGACAAGTACTGCAGGCCATGGTGCTCGACGGGCTGTCCGTCCGGGAGACGGCCGTCCTGCTCGGACTGCCCGAGGGCACGGTCAAGACCCGTGCCCGTCGGGCCCGGATCGCGATGCGGAAGGCGCTGGCATGA
- a CDS encoding VWA domain-containing protein, translated as MGETPSRLDELASRAATWLARSDVAPERHTTAVIADRFDRITWRDTYEQSAGLRDLAEELKDRYGHTANPATDFTTDLLTDAFLAAYKVNPRLRERAEMDPSRLVNHQATTALLESPEFAELHRETAGDPYAAAMAVLAQASALRRMLEHSRDAQAQAEQARKAQQDADDAATAVSEALQQADEDGKLSADADAVQKAIEAAESAEATARQAGQTATQALAATAPGIRTTARTAAAKAAEAVRDEAALMRAWGVGPGQLERMPYDQRARLAERLRTSRLAEWAELIGRFRQMAGGERARKVENATGELVGVTLGNDLSRVIPSELAGLGLPALRAVFAARYAAGELMLYDSQGDQATGRGAVIACVDTSHSMYEAGPGGVTREAWAKACALALLDQARDAGRDFVGILFSAADKLRVFRFPADEPADVARVLDFAESFLGGGTSYQRPLSAAGELLEEEFNDAARMRGDIVMLTDDDCGVTEDWMRGWNDAKHRLGFRVFGVAIGAPRVAEADSVLDALCDNLRAIEDLTDVHAAADLFRVI; from the coding sequence ATGGGCGAGACACCGAGCAGGCTCGACGAGTTGGCGAGCCGGGCTGCGACGTGGCTCGCCCGTTCCGACGTCGCCCCCGAGCGGCACACCACGGCCGTGATCGCCGACCGGTTCGACCGCATCACATGGCGCGACACGTACGAGCAGTCGGCCGGACTCCGCGATCTGGCCGAGGAGTTGAAGGACCGCTACGGCCACACCGCCAACCCCGCCACCGACTTCACCACCGACCTCCTGACCGACGCCTTCCTGGCCGCCTACAAGGTCAATCCCCGGTTGCGCGAGCGCGCCGAAATGGACCCCTCCCGGCTGGTCAACCACCAAGCGACCACCGCGCTGTTGGAGTCCCCGGAGTTCGCCGAACTGCACCGGGAAACGGCCGGTGACCCCTACGCCGCCGCCATGGCCGTACTCGCCCAGGCCTCCGCCCTGCGCCGGATGCTGGAACACTCCCGGGACGCCCAGGCACAGGCCGAGCAAGCGAGGAAGGCCCAGCAGGACGCCGACGACGCGGCGACCGCCGTAAGCGAGGCGCTTCAACAGGCCGACGAGGACGGCAAGTTGTCGGCCGACGCCGACGCCGTACAAAAGGCGATCGAGGCGGCCGAGTCAGCCGAGGCCACCGCGCGTCAGGCTGGCCAGACCGCCACGCAGGCCCTCGCCGCGACCGCCCCCGGAATCCGTACCACCGCGCGTACCGCGGCGGCGAAGGCCGCCGAGGCCGTACGAGACGAAGCCGCCCTGATGCGTGCATGGGGCGTCGGCCCCGGCCAGTTGGAGCGGATGCCGTACGACCAACGCGCCCGGCTCGCCGAGCGGCTGCGCACCAGCCGTCTCGCCGAGTGGGCCGAACTGATCGGCCGCTTCCGGCAGATGGCCGGCGGCGAACGCGCCCGCAAGGTGGAGAACGCCACCGGCGAGCTGGTCGGCGTCACGCTCGGCAACGACCTCTCCCGCGTGATCCCCTCCGAACTGGCGGGCCTCGGACTGCCCGCACTGCGCGCCGTGTTCGCCGCGCGCTACGCCGCCGGCGAGCTGATGCTCTACGACAGCCAGGGCGATCAGGCCACCGGCCGGGGCGCCGTCATCGCGTGCGTGGACACCTCGCACTCGATGTACGAGGCCGGGCCCGGCGGCGTCACCCGGGAAGCATGGGCCAAGGCGTGCGCCCTGGCGCTGCTGGACCAGGCCCGCGACGCGGGGCGTGACTTCGTCGGCATCCTGTTCTCCGCCGCCGACAAACTCCGGGTCTTCCGCTTCCCGGCCGACGAGCCCGCCGACGTGGCCCGCGTCCTCGACTTCGCGGAGAGCTTCCTCGGCGGCGGCACCAGCTACCAGCGGCCGCTGTCGGCGGCCGGCGAACTGCTGGAGGAGGAGTTCAACGACGCCGCCCGCATGCGCGGCGACATCGTGATGCTCACCGACGACGACTGCGGCGTCACCGAGGACTGGATGCGCGGCTGGAACGACGCCAAGCACCGGCTGGGCTTCCGTGTCTTCGGCGTGGCCATCGGCGCCCCACGCGTAGCCGAAGCCGACTCGGTCCTGGACGCCCTCTGTGACAACCTCCGCGCCATCGAGGACCTCACCGACGTCCACGCCGCCGCGGACCTCTTCCGCGTGATCTGA
- a CDS encoding AAA family ATPase has protein sequence MGAPDVQETHETQDAQDTAERLRAISDELSDRFYERADVVRTLVVTLLAGQHSLVLGPPGTAKSELARELTGRVEGASYWEILLSKFTAPTRMFGPIDVAALARGEYRQVYEGRATTAHVAFIDEIFKCSTAALNETLGYLNERIYHPENGGEPIRCPLIGAITASNELPAEEDAAAIYDRLLVRIEVGYLEDPSNFAALVRSAVSRPAPPTRTTIELAELQHAVTEAVPAVDVPDAIVDAVCTLRAALRRKELVASDRRWRQAVGLLQASAYLDGRPAVAETDLSVLTHVLWNSPAERPTVEREVLHLVNPDAKEALDLADTIEELEAQLDAMAGQSREALSEWVIKKAHNQLAMAGKRLEKLREEAAGAGRSTAAIDRVTGRQRAVRARVLTEALGVPPAAEKCARGRITSIV, from the coding sequence ATGGGCGCACCGGACGTGCAGGAGACGCACGAGACGCAGGACGCGCAGGACACGGCCGAGAGGCTGCGGGCGATCAGCGACGAGCTGTCCGACCGTTTCTACGAGCGGGCCGACGTGGTGCGGACGCTGGTCGTGACGCTGCTGGCCGGACAGCACTCCTTAGTGCTCGGCCCGCCCGGAACGGCGAAGTCCGAGCTGGCCCGGGAGCTCACGGGCCGTGTCGAGGGGGCGTCGTACTGGGAGATCCTGCTGTCGAAGTTCACCGCGCCGACGCGGATGTTCGGCCCCATCGACGTCGCCGCCCTGGCCCGAGGCGAGTACCGCCAAGTCTACGAAGGCCGCGCCACGACCGCCCACGTCGCGTTCATCGACGAGATCTTCAAGTGCTCCACAGCGGCGCTGAACGAGACGCTGGGCTACCTCAACGAGCGCATTTACCACCCCGAGAACGGCGGCGAGCCGATCCGCTGCCCCCTGATCGGCGCCATCACCGCGAGCAACGAACTGCCCGCCGAAGAGGACGCCGCCGCGATCTACGACCGCCTGCTGGTACGGATCGAGGTCGGGTACCTCGAGGACCCCTCGAACTTCGCCGCACTGGTCCGCTCAGCCGTCAGCCGCCCGGCCCCACCGACCCGCACCACCATCGAACTGGCCGAGTTGCAGCACGCCGTGACCGAAGCCGTCCCGGCCGTGGACGTCCCCGACGCGATCGTGGACGCGGTCTGCACGCTGCGGGCCGCCCTGCGCCGCAAGGAACTCGTCGCCTCCGACCGCCGCTGGCGGCAGGCGGTGGGCCTGCTCCAGGCATCCGCGTACCTCGACGGCCGCCCGGCGGTCGCCGAGACCGACCTGTCCGTGCTGACGCACGTGCTGTGGAACTCCCCCGCCGAGCGCCCGACCGTCGAGCGCGAGGTGCTGCACCTGGTCAACCCCGACGCCAAGGAGGCCCTCGACCTCGCCGACACCATCGAGGAACTGGAAGCCCAACTCGACGCCATGGCCGGTCAGTCCCGCGAGGCGCTGAGCGAGTGGGTCATCAAGAAGGCCCACAATCAGCTGGCTATGGCGGGCAAGCGCCTGGAAAAGCTGCGCGAGGAGGCAGCGGGCGCGGGCCGCTCCACCGCAGCCATCGACAGGGTCACGGGCCGCCAGCGCGCGGTTCGCGCGCGCGTTCTTACGGAGGCGTTGGGGGTACCACCCGCAGCCGAGAAGTGCGCACGAGGGCGGATTACCTCGATCGTGTGA
- a CDS encoding iron ABC transporter substrate-binding protein: protein MSTSRMRPLLASALGGLLALGATGCAAENAAQAEAEAVSDEKITVYSGRSEDLVKPVLDDFQKASGITVEVRYGDTAQMAAQLQEEGDRSPADVFLAQDAGALGAVAGRGLFARLPGEVLDKVPAAYRDEGGEWVGVTGRVRTMVYDTDRVAAADLPESVFELTEPEWKGRVGIAPTNGSFQAFITAMRVEHGDQRTEEFLAGLKANDAQIREGNAPIVADVNSGKLASGLVNHYYVYELAKEEGTSVEALKAKNHFFPDKNIGSLVNVSGVGVLDKADDDPDVREFVDYLLGTQAQTYFAEDTYEYPLIDGVRTAPGLPSLSSLNAPDIDLDDLDDLATTVEMIKESGLV, encoded by the coding sequence GTGAGTACGTCCCGGATGAGGCCCCTGCTGGCGTCGGCCCTCGGTGGCCTGCTGGCCCTGGGAGCCACGGGCTGCGCGGCGGAGAACGCCGCGCAGGCCGAGGCCGAAGCGGTGTCGGACGAGAAGATCACCGTGTACAGCGGCCGGAGCGAGGACCTCGTCAAGCCGGTGCTGGACGACTTCCAGAAGGCCAGCGGCATCACCGTCGAGGTGCGCTACGGCGATACCGCGCAGATGGCCGCCCAGCTGCAGGAAGAGGGCGACCGGAGCCCGGCGGACGTCTTCCTCGCCCAGGACGCGGGAGCCCTGGGGGCCGTGGCCGGGAGGGGCCTGTTCGCCAGGTTGCCCGGCGAGGTGCTGGACAAGGTGCCGGCGGCCTATCGGGACGAGGGCGGCGAGTGGGTCGGTGTGACGGGCCGCGTACGCACGATGGTCTACGACACCGACCGGGTCGCCGCGGCCGATCTGCCCGAGTCCGTCTTCGAGCTGACCGAGCCCGAGTGGAAGGGCAGGGTGGGCATCGCGCCGACGAACGGCTCCTTCCAGGCGTTCATCACCGCGATGCGGGTGGAGCACGGCGACCAGCGGACCGAGGAGTTCCTCGCGGGGCTGAAGGCCAACGACGCGCAGATCCGCGAGGGGAACGCCCCGATCGTCGCCGACGTCAACTCCGGCAAGCTCGCCTCCGGGCTGGTCAACCACTACTACGTGTACGAGCTGGCCAAGGAGGAGGGCACCTCCGTCGAGGCCCTCAAGGCGAAGAACCACTTCTTCCCGGACAAGAACATCGGCAGCCTGGTCAACGTCTCCGGTGTGGGCGTACTGGACAAGGCCGACGACGATCCCGACGTACGCGAGTTCGTCGACTATCTGCTCGGCACCCAGGCGCAGACCTACTTCGCCGAGGACACGTACGAGTACCCGCTGATCGACGGCGTCCGCACGGCCCCCGGCCTGCCCTCGCTGTCGTCGCTGAACGCACCGGACATCGACCTCGATGACCTGGACGACCTGGCCACCACCGTCGAAATGATCAAGGAATCGGGGCTCGTCTGA
- a CDS encoding ABC transporter permease has product MPRPALACAALLAIGVALLPLAYLGIRAAEAGGDRIAGELITGRTGELVVRSVALAAVVTAACTVLGVAAAFLVTRTDLPARRLFGVLAALPLAVPSYVATFAWVSTVGGFEGFWAAALVLTLVSYPYVYLPVAAALVGVDPAQEEVARSLGRGPWRTTVGVTLREVRPAVAAGALLVALYVLSDFGAVSILRVEVLTRAVFTSINLGFDRTGALVLAIALVALTALVLLAEQLSRRRAARYARLGGGTPRPPTRLRLGRSRRAAVLGLAGVIGAALGVPALSLVRWFGVGVSRPGSLGELADAAGNSLQVALLGTALTMVLALPVGLLSARAPGLLSVALDRLAYLSHALPGLVIGLSLVFFGINVAYPLYQSVWLLALAYAALFLPLAVAAVGAAAAQAPPGLEEVARSLGRRRAYVLRTVTVPLAAPGIGAGAALVFLTCMKELPATLLLRPTGMDTLATGLWKHTSVAAYAAAAPYAALLVLIASVPTWWLSARTGVLTRTGG; this is encoded by the coding sequence ATGCCGCGACCGGCACTGGCCTGCGCGGCGCTGCTCGCCATCGGCGTCGCCCTCCTTCCGCTGGCCTACCTGGGCATACGGGCCGCTGAGGCGGGCGGGGACCGGATCGCCGGCGAGCTGATCACCGGGCGTACCGGGGAACTGGTCGTACGAAGCGTGGCGCTGGCCGCGGTCGTCACCGCGGCCTGCACGGTTCTGGGCGTGGCCGCGGCGTTCCTGGTCACCCGCACCGATCTGCCGGCCCGGCGGCTGTTCGGGGTGCTCGCCGCGCTTCCGCTGGCGGTTCCCAGCTATGTCGCGACCTTCGCCTGGGTGTCCACGGTGGGCGGCTTTGAAGGCTTCTGGGCGGCGGCCCTGGTGCTCACGCTGGTGTCGTACCCGTACGTCTATCTGCCGGTCGCGGCCGCGCTGGTCGGGGTGGATCCGGCGCAGGAGGAGGTGGCCCGGTCGCTGGGACGCGGTCCGTGGCGTACGACCGTCGGTGTGACACTGCGCGAGGTACGGCCCGCGGTGGCGGCCGGCGCGCTGCTCGTCGCGCTGTACGTGCTGTCCGACTTCGGCGCCGTGTCGATTCTGCGGGTGGAGGTCCTCACCCGGGCCGTCTTCACCTCGATCAACCTCGGCTTCGACCGCACCGGGGCGCTCGTACTCGCCATCGCCCTCGTCGCCCTCACGGCGCTGGTGCTGCTGGCCGAGCAGCTCAGCCGACGGCGTGCGGCCCGTTACGCCCGCCTCGGCGGTGGAACTCCCCGGCCGCCTACGCGACTGCGCCTGGGCCGGTCGCGCAGGGCGGCCGTACTCGGGCTCGCCGGTGTGATCGGGGCGGCGCTCGGTGTGCCTGCGCTGAGTCTGGTCCGGTGGTTCGGCGTGGGCGTCTCGCGGCCCGGGTCGCTGGGCGAACTCGCCGACGCCGCCGGGAACTCGCTGCAGGTCGCCCTGCTCGGGACGGCGCTGACCATGGTGCTGGCGCTGCCGGTCGGGCTGCTGTCCGCCCGCGCTCCCGGGCTGCTCTCCGTGGCCCTGGACCGGCTGGCGTATCTCTCGCATGCGCTGCCCGGCCTGGTCATCGGGCTGTCGCTGGTGTTCTTCGGCATCAATGTGGCCTACCCGCTCTACCAGAGCGTGTGGCTGCTCGCCCTCGCGTACGCGGCCTTGTTCCTGCCCCTCGCGGTCGCGGCCGTCGGCGCGGCCGCGGCACAGGCACCGCCCGGACTGGAGGAGGTGGCCCGTTCGCTCGGACGGCGACGGGCGTACGTACTCCGCACGGTGACCGTGCCGCTGGCCGCGCCCGGTATCGGCGCCGGCGCGGCACTGGTCTTCCTCACCTGCATGAAGGAGCTGCCCGCCACACTCCTGCTGCGCCCCACCGGCATGGACACCCTCGCCACCGGTCTGTGGAAGCACACCTCGGTCGCCGCGTACGCGGCCGCCGCACCCTATGCGGCCCTACTGGTGCTCATCGCCTCCGTGCCTACCTGGTGGCTGTCGGCCCGCACAGGCGTCCTCACGCGGACGGGCGGCTGA
- a CDS encoding ABC transporter ATP-binding protein, with protein sequence MAELRISGVHKAYGRVQALSGVDLGVRSGALFAVLGPSGSGKTTLLRCIAGFEAPDAGEIRIDGRRVACPGVSVPPERRRIAVVPQEGALFPHLSVLGNVAYGLGRAARRAGRAAAVLDLVGLAGFEDRMPHHLSGGQQQRVAVARALAPRPPVVLLDEPFNALDAALRAEVRRDVWQALHADGATAVLVTHDQAEALSMAEEIAVMRDGRVVQSGPPELLYGSPADPWVAGFVGEAVWLPAVLDGDRARTPLGTVRLTRFEGGAPNGPTRVLLRPEQITLVSPGTRDAVTATVVRRDFYGHDAVLALRLADGTPVAARVFDPAALPPAVGDEVALRVRGTARAFPPGRAL encoded by the coding sequence ATGGCGGAACTGCGGATTTCCGGCGTCCACAAGGCTTACGGCCGCGTCCAGGCGCTGTCGGGCGTGGACCTCGGCGTCCGCTCCGGAGCGCTCTTCGCGGTCCTCGGCCCCTCCGGCTCGGGCAAGACGACGCTGCTGCGCTGCATCGCGGGCTTCGAGGCGCCGGACGCGGGAGAGATCCGTATCGACGGCCGACGTGTCGCCTGCCCCGGCGTATCGGTGCCGCCGGAGCGGCGGCGGATCGCCGTGGTGCCCCAAGAGGGCGCGCTCTTCCCGCACTTGTCCGTCCTGGGCAACGTCGCGTACGGGCTCGGCCGGGCCGCGCGGCGGGCCGGGCGGGCGGCCGCCGTTCTTGACCTGGTGGGCCTCGCGGGCTTCGAGGACCGGATGCCGCACCATCTCTCCGGCGGGCAGCAGCAGCGCGTCGCGGTCGCCCGGGCGCTCGCACCGCGCCCGCCGGTCGTGCTGCTCGACGAACCGTTCAACGCTCTCGACGCCGCGCTGCGCGCCGAAGTGCGACGCGACGTCTGGCAGGCCCTGCACGCCGACGGCGCCACGGCGGTCCTGGTCACCCATGACCAGGCGGAGGCCCTGTCGATGGCCGAGGAGATCGCGGTCATGCGGGACGGCCGGGTCGTCCAGAGCGGCCCGCCGGAGCTCCTCTACGGGTCACCGGCCGACCCGTGGGTGGCCGGGTTCGTCGGCGAGGCGGTGTGGCTGCCCGCTGTGCTGGACGGCGACCGGGCCCGCACGCCGCTGGGCACCGTACGCCTCACCCGATTTGAGGGCGGCGCGCCGAACGGTCCGACGCGCGTGCTGCTACGGCCCGAACAGATCACGCTCGTTTCGCCGGGAACCCGCGACGCGGTCACCGCGACCGTGGTGCGGCGCGACTTCTACGGCCACGACGCGGTGTTGGCCCTGCGCCTGGCGGACGGTACGCCGGTGGCCGCGCGGGTCTTCGACCCTGCCGCTCTGCCGCCGGCGGTTGGCGATGAGGTCGCCTTGCGGGTGCGTGGGACCGCTCGCGCCTTTCCGCCCGGCAGAGCCCTCTAA
- a CDS encoding DUF3105 domain-containing protein, which produces MASANKSTNPKNSKNPKNPKTTDKAAKNTAPKTSAKSPTKSPTKTANKSSGKERTAARRARIEEQRRAERARERRSRIITLVAATAILAGLVGGGAYLINAANDKEQAQAAPVKGEKSWKKLGQDHVDTEVDYPMTPAAGGDHDATWQNCNADVYTQPIRDENAVHALEHGAVWVTYNDKAAEADVKTLTDKVSRTPYSLMSPYENQSSPITLTAWGRQLNIKKASDPRVDEFFDKYVQGPQTPEPGAACTGGISA; this is translated from the coding sequence ATGGCGTCCGCCAACAAATCCACGAACCCCAAGAACTCCAAGAACCCTAAGAACCCGAAAACCACGGACAAGGCTGCGAAGAACACCGCGCCCAAGACTTCGGCCAAGTCCCCGACCAAGAGCCCCACCAAGACCGCGAACAAGAGCTCGGGCAAGGAGCGGACCGCCGCCCGCCGCGCCCGTATAGAGGAGCAGCGCCGCGCCGAACGCGCTCGGGAGCGCCGCAGCCGGATCATCACGCTCGTCGCGGCCACCGCGATCCTGGCCGGTCTGGTGGGCGGCGGCGCGTATCTGATCAACGCCGCGAACGACAAGGAACAGGCTCAGGCAGCCCCGGTCAAGGGCGAGAAGAGCTGGAAGAAACTGGGCCAGGACCACGTCGACACCGAGGTCGACTACCCGATGACTCCCGCCGCGGGCGGCGACCACGACGCCACCTGGCAGAACTGCAACGCCGACGTCTACACACAGCCGATCCGCGACGAGAACGCCGTACACGCCCTGGAGCACGGCGCCGTCTGGGTCACGTACAACGACAAGGCCGCCGAGGCCGACGTGAAGACGCTGACGGACAAGGTGTCCAGGACGCCGTACAGCCTGATGAGCCCGTACGAGAACCAGTCGTCGCCCATCACGCTGACGGCCTGGGGACGCCAGCTGAACATCAAAAAGGCGTCCGACCCGCGCGTGGACGAGTTCTTCGACAAGTACGTCCAGGGGCCTCAGACGCCTGAGCCGGGTGCCGCCTGCACCGGGGGAATCTCGGCGTAG
- a CDS encoding DUF4232 domain-containing protein, with product MSTRSNRTRMLVAAALTAATLTMTACNNGEDGNNEGAAPAGSASTASTKPSASPSKANGGTSAGSGQTVSAGSGSGSGSEVSTGGAAGSIGTTGSNGSSDSTGGTSGTKGSNGSNDDSASASSRCSVESTRTTATEVSRPLNHLLLTVTNTGAGNCDLVGYPAVRFDEAQSVPPAIEDSKPQAVVTLAPGESGYASVLLSAADGSGSGGYKAKSLAVYFDLEASAAARPSLPAKGVHIDDSLRVSYWQSTMADALTW from the coding sequence ATGTCCACACGCTCCAACCGCACCCGCATGCTCGTCGCCGCCGCACTCACGGCCGCCACGTTGACGATGACGGCGTGCAACAACGGCGAGGACGGCAACAACGAAGGGGCGGCACCGGCGGGATCCGCGTCCACGGCCTCCACCAAGCCTTCCGCGTCTCCGTCGAAGGCGAACGGCGGGACCTCTGCCGGGTCGGGTCAGACCGTCTCGGCGGGCTCGGGCTCGGGATCGGGCTCCGAAGTCTCGACGGGCGGCGCGGCCGGTTCAATCGGCACGACGGGTTCCAATGGTTCGTCCGATTCCACGGGCGGCACCTCGGGCACCAAGGGCTCGAACGGCTCGAACGACGACTCGGCGTCTGCCTCCTCCCGATGCTCCGTCGAGTCCACCCGTACGACCGCCACGGAGGTCTCCCGCCCCCTGAACCACCTGCTCCTCACCGTCACCAACACCGGCGCGGGGAACTGTGACCTGGTCGGCTACCCGGCCGTCCGTTTCGACGAGGCCCAGTCCGTCCCGCCGGCCATCGAGGACTCCAAGCCGCAGGCGGTGGTCACGCTGGCTCCCGGCGAGTCCGGTTACGCGAGCGTCCTTCTCTCGGCCGCGGACGGCAGCGGCTCGGGCGGCTACAAGGCCAAGTCCCTCGCGGTCTACTTCGACCTGGAAGCGAGCGCCGCCGCCCGCCCGTCACTGCCCGCGAAGGGCGTGCACATCGACGACTCGCTCCGAGTCTCGTACTGGCAGTCGACCATGGCAGACGCCCTGACCTGGTAA